In Hyalangium ruber, the DNA window GTCGCGCGCCCACCCAGGGGATTTCAAGACGCATGTCACAGAGCGCCGGGTACACCATCCACGAGACCTTGCACGAGAGCCCACGCTCGACGCTGCTCAGGGCCACGCGACTGCGCGACGCATGCCCCGTCATCCTCAAGCTGCCCGGCAGCGACTACCTCGATCGGCGCCGCACGCTGGAGATTCAGCGTGAGTACGCCATCGCCCGCCGCGTCGAGGGCGACGGCATCATCCGGGTGTACGGCATCGAGGAGTTCAGCGACCGGGTGGCGCTGGTGCTCGAGGACATCGGCGGCCGCTCCCTGAAGCACCTGCTCGACGAGAGCGGGCCGGTGAACGTGGAGACGTTCCTCGACTACGCCATCCGCATCACCGCCGCCCTGGGGCACATCCACCGCAACGGCGTCATCCACAAGGACGTCAAGCCGCAGAACATCATCGTCAACACCGACAGCGGCGTGCTGAAGATCGCCGACTTCTCCATCTCGGTGGCCATCGCGCTGGAGACCGTCACTCCCGAGAGCCCCACGTACCTGACAGGCACCCTGGCCTACATGGCGCCGGAGCAGACGGGGCGCATGAATCGCGCCTTGGACTACCGCGCGGACTTCTATGCGCTGGGGGCCACCTTCTTCGAGCTGCTCACCAACCACCGCCCTTTCGACTCCACCACCCCGCTCGAGCTACTGCACGCGCACGTCGCGCAGGTTCCCCCCTCGCCTCGCGAGAAGATCCCCGCCATCCCCCAGCCGCTCGCGGACATCATCCTCAAGCTGCTCGCCAAGGATCCCGATGCCCGCTACCAGGGCGCCTGGGGCCTCATCGCCGATCTGGAGGAATGCCAGCGCCGGTTCCGGGCGAAGACGCTGCTGGAGTCCTTCCCCCTGGGCACCGCGGATCGGGCCCACCAGTTCCGGCTGCCCCAGGGCCTGCACGGGCGCGCCGCTGACATCGAGCGCCTGTCCGACGCGCACGCGCGCACCGTGGCGGGCCGCAACGAGCTGCTCTTCATCACCGGCTCGGCGGGCATCGGCAAGTCCTCGCTCGTCAACGAGCTGCACCGGGTGACGGCCTCCAGCCGCGGCCGCTTCGCTACCGGCAAGTGCGATCCCCTGCACCGTGGCGTGCCCTTCGATGCCGTCCACCAGGCGCTCAGGCACCTGATCCACCAGGCCCTCGCCGAGGGCGAGGCCGAGTGTACCGTCGCGCGCAAGCGGCTCGATGAGGCCCTGGGGGTGAACGCCGCCGTGCTCGTCGAGTCCGTGCCCGAGACGCGCGCGCTGCTCGGCGATCAGCCTCCCTCCGCGGGGCTTCCCGCCGCCGAGTCCAGGAATCGCCTCAACCGCGTGCTGGTCAAGTCGCTCCAGGCATTCGCCACCTCGGAGCGGCCCCTGGTCCTCTTCCTGGATGATCTCCAGTGGGCCGACGTCGCCACGCTCTCGCTCCTTCAGGAGCTGGCTCGCGACCCCGACTGCCGCTACCTGATGCTCGTGGGCGCCTGGCGCGACACCGAGGTCTCCGACGCCCATCCGCTCGCGCTCACGCTCGAGGAACTGCGCGCCACCGGCACGCCGATGCAGGTCCTCCAACTCACGCCGCTCGGCCCCGAGGAGGTGGCGCGCATGGTGCGCGAGGCCACCGGCGCCGACACCGGCCGCGCGCTGGAGCTCGGCCACCTCATCCACGCCCGAACCGGCGGCAACCCGTTCTCCATCCGCGAGTTCCTCCGCTTCCTGCACGACCAGGGGCTGCTGCGCTTCGAGACGCGCAGCGGCCGGTGGGAGTGGGACCTCGGCCAGATCGAGGCGCGGGAGGTCCCCAGCGACGTGGCCGCCCTGATGGCGGACGAACTCCGGCGCCTGCCCCGGGAGACGGGAGCGCTGCTGCAGCTGGCCGCCAGCCTCGGCATGATGTTCAGCTTCCGGGACCTGACGGTGGTGCGGGACTCGCCCGCCGTGGAGACGGCGCGGACGCTGTGGAGCGCCGTCGAGCGGGGCTTCGTGGTGCCGCTCAGCAAGGACTACGTGCTGCTCGATCCCCAGGGCGGCGTCGCCCTCCCCTCGGATCTGGAGGTGCCCTTCCGCTTCCTCCACGACAGGGTCCGTCATGCCGCCTACTCCCTGCTGGAGGAGAAGGAGCGCGCGGCGCTTCACACGCGCATCGGCCTGAGGCTGCTCGAAGAGGCCCGCGCCGCGGGGACGATCGAGGAGCGCGCCTTCGCCATCCTTCCGCACCTGGCCTACGCCCCGGAGAGCATTGGCCCCGCGGAGCTGCGGCTGGAGCTGGCCGATCTCCACCTGCGGACGGGGCGCCGGGCGAAGGCCTCGGGCGCGTACCGCGCGGCCTGTGAGCAGTTCCGCGGCGGCTTCGAGCTGCTGCCTGCCTCCCCGTGGGAGAACGAGTACGAGCGGGCCTTCACGCTCCAGACGGAGCTGGCCGAGTCCAGCTACCTGGCCGGCGAGTTCGACGCGGCCACGGTCGGCTTCGCCATGCTGACGGCCCATGCACACACCCCCGCGCAGAAGGCCGGGGTGCTCGCGATGCAGGCGACGATGGCCTCGCTCAACAGCCAGCACATCGAGGCAATGCGGCTGGGCATCGAGGGGCTGCGCGTGCTCGGCGTGGAGGTGCCCGACTCGAAGGATCCATCGGCGCTCATCGCGGAGCTCGGCGCGGTGGCCGAGAAGCTCGCCGGCCGCAATCCGGAGGAGCTGCTGGGGCTGCCCCGGATGAAGGATCCGAACCTGGAGCTCGCCCTGGGCCTGCTGGCCAGCATCTCGGCCTCGGCCTACATGGCAGACCAGGCCCTGTTCGCGCTGGTGGTACTGCGCATCGTCCGGCTCTCGCTGGAGCACGGCAACAGCCGCCTGTCGGCCTTCGGCTACGTCGTCTACGGCGTCCTCCTGGCCTCGGCGCTGGACAACCCGGAGACCGGCCGGCAGTTCGGCCAGCTCGCCGTGGAGCTGTCGGCGCGCTTCCGCGATCCGATGCTGCATGCCCGCGTGCGCTACCTGCGCGCGGGGCTCATCGACCACTGGACGCGCAGCGCGCGTTCCGGCGTGGCCGAGCTCACCGAGGCGTACAAGGGGCTGATGGAGAGCGGTGACTGGATCTACGCCGGTCACTGCCTGATCGTCCGGCTCTGGCGGCGGATCGCTGTGGGCGAGCCCCTGGCGGAGATCGTCACGGAGAACCGCCGCTTCATCGAGTTCCTGGAGACGCGCAAGGACCCGGACTCGCTGCACATGTTCCTGGG includes these proteins:
- a CDS encoding trifunctional serine/threonine-protein kinase/ATP-binding protein/sensor histidine kinase — protein: MSQSAGYTIHETLHESPRSTLLRATRLRDACPVILKLPGSDYLDRRRTLEIQREYAIARRVEGDGIIRVYGIEEFSDRVALVLEDIGGRSLKHLLDESGPVNVETFLDYAIRITAALGHIHRNGVIHKDVKPQNIIVNTDSGVLKIADFSISVAIALETVTPESPTYLTGTLAYMAPEQTGRMNRALDYRADFYALGATFFELLTNHRPFDSTTPLELLHAHVAQVPPSPREKIPAIPQPLADIILKLLAKDPDARYQGAWGLIADLEECQRRFRAKTLLESFPLGTADRAHQFRLPQGLHGRAADIERLSDAHARTVAGRNELLFITGSAGIGKSSLVNELHRVTASSRGRFATGKCDPLHRGVPFDAVHQALRHLIHQALAEGEAECTVARKRLDEALGVNAAVLVESVPETRALLGDQPPSAGLPAAESRNRLNRVLVKSLQAFATSERPLVLFLDDLQWADVATLSLLQELARDPDCRYLMLVGAWRDTEVSDAHPLALTLEELRATGTPMQVLQLTPLGPEEVARMVREATGADTGRALELGHLIHARTGGNPFSIREFLRFLHDQGLLRFETRSGRWEWDLGQIEAREVPSDVAALMADELRRLPRETGALLQLAASLGMMFSFRDLTVVRDSPAVETARTLWSAVERGFVVPLSKDYVLLDPQGGVALPSDLEVPFRFLHDRVRHAAYSLLEEKERAALHTRIGLRLLEEARAAGTIEERAFAILPHLAYAPESIGPAELRLELADLHLRTGRRAKASGAYRAACEQFRGGFELLPASPWENEYERAFTLQTELAESSYLAGEFDAATVGFAMLTAHAHTPAQKAGVLAMQATMASLNSQHIEAMRLGIEGLRVLGVEVPDSKDPSALIAELGAVAEKLAGRNPEELLGLPRMKDPNLELALGLLASISASAYMADQALFALVVLRIVRLSLEHGNSRLSAFGYVVYGVLLASALDNPETGRQFGQLAVELSARFRDPMLHARVRYLRAGLIDHWTRSARSGVAELTEAYKGLMESGDWIYAGHCLIVRLWRRIAVGEPLAEIVTENRRFIEFLETRKDPDSLHMFLGAHHTLLALTGSEETPAPTPSGAGHTAQAYLVLSSVERHYLMRQPAEALAKAEEVVPLLPFISGLFHVATHAYYHALSAAAVWPEVSEARREELLKVMQQHRALLEKFAQRAPENFAAYHLLVSAELSRVKGHGHQAIAEYEQAIAAAQKSGFLGVEALARELAFRFFGAQDRPQIATAYLLEALYAYERWGAAGKARQLAAEQANLLLSHGSALRRWDKPRTVPSTNPTLQTGPTGSNHPTSPTSSESLGESLDMASAMKASQAISSEILFPQLVANLIHVVMESAGAQRGVLVLKRGKDFVVEASGEVSNRAAPSESSVPLAQSEALCQAIVEQVMRTNTHVLLDDASTSEAYRNNAYVSKHTVRSVLCAPIRHRGHVLGLFYLENNLTAGAFNASRLKVLGMLSTQASISIENAELYRRLEDYSHTLEDRVADRTAELHNKNAELQRALETLKAMQTQIITQEKLASLGALTAGIAHELKNPLNFVNNFAALSVDRLKELREGLQGATSLIPAQQEDFEDLLGQLDMNTRKIREHGQRATGIIDGMLRHARGNRGERRTTNVNQLVEEAVRLVHHGLNAKSARRNVVIETAFDAKVPDVSLISEDIRRVVLNLVENACYAASERARLPGSQEQAKVKVSTRWTGNNVEIRVRDNGKGIAPEAREKLFIPFFTTKPAGEGTGLGLSISHEIVVGSLGGKLMVESEEGRYAEFIVVLPGAGQRAGAPA